The Streptomyces pratensis genomic interval GGAAGCGCGGCCGCTCGAAAGGCCAGTCGGCGGCGATCCACTGCGGCACCAGCTCATCGAGGTCCTGCTCGACCTTGCTGTCCACCAGTTCGTCCACCACCCACCAGGAGATCTCACCGTCCGCGCCTGCCCTGTCCGGTGGGTCGATGTAGACGCAGCCGAGCAGAGCTGTCTCCGCCGCGTCGAACAGCGCGTAGTTGAAGGACTGGTGTGCGGCGATCTCCTTCTCGTGCCGCAACAGGTCGGCCCGGTCGGCCTCGTAGGTCATGGTGGCCGCGGGCCATCCCCAGGCTGGGCCGAAGATGGTCCACAGCCGCTCGCGCGAACCCATCACAGCCGGATAGTCGAGCGCGGTATCCGCCTCCCGGATCGGCCGCAGGTGATGACCACTGCCCGGCAGCGGTACCAGGACGGGATGGACGAAGTTGTCGGGGAGCCAGCTCATGGCGCCCGACCGTAGCAGCGCGCGGCCGTCCGTTCCTGTGGATTTTGCCCGTATTCCGCCAGGACCGGCTCTCATGCCGGGCAGTGCCCGCGATCGCCCGATCGAGACTCCCGTTCGATCGAAAGACTCCCTGATCGGTATGGCAACGGCTTCTGGGCAACGACATACGAGCGAACGGCCCGGATGCAACTCGCCTACTATGGCGCTCGTCACATTCTCCGTCCCGGCCTGACGCTGCTGAACGCGGGAAGCCACCGGCGCGTATCCACTCGTGAGGTCTTGTCACTCCGATGAAGGGAAAGACGGCATGAGCGCATCGCAGGAGAGCCCGGCCCACTTCGGGCGGCGCTCCGTCGTCGCGGCGGTCGGCGCGGTGGGGGTGACTGCCGCTCTCACCGCATGCGGGGGCTCGCAGGACACCGGGGCTTCCGACGCGGTACAGCCGTCCGCCGAGGGAGACGGAGGAGCGAACGGCGACACAGCGGCCCTCGCGAAAACGGCCGACATCCCCGAGGGCGGAGGCGTCGTCTTCGCCGACAAGGGTGTCGTGGTGACCCAGCCCACGGCGGGAACGTTCAAGGCGTTCTCCTCGAAGTGCACCCATCAGGGCTGCGCGGTGAAGGGTATCGCCGACGGTGTCATCAACTGCCCTTGTCACAACAGCACGTTCGACGCCGCGACCGGCGAGGCGACGGGTGGCCCCGCGACCCAGCCACTGCCCGAGAAGGAGATCAGGGTGGAGGGCGGCTCCATCACCCTTGCCTGACGGGCCCGGGCCGGACCGGGCCATTGCGTGACGGGCCATTGCGTGACCATGGATGAGGATCCATGATTCCCGGACCGGCCGAACCGCAGGAGAGGCATCCCGTGACCATCGCCCAGCTCCGTGGCCGTCGGATCATGATGACCGACGCGGAACGGAACACCTACCTCACGGAACAGCGCACCTGCCGGGTGGCCACGGTCTCCCCCGAGGGTATGCCGCACGTCGGAGCCCTCTGGTTCGTGTGGGACGGCAGCTCCATCTGGCTCTACTCACTCACGCGCAGCCTGCGATGGGCACAGCTCCGGAGCGACCCGAGGGTCGCAGTGGTGGTGGACGACGGGGAGGAGTACGGCGAGCTCCGCGGCGTGGAACTGTCCGGCGAGGTCCGGTTCGTCGGCGAGATCCCCCGAACCGGCGAGGACTGCGCCGAACTGGACCATCCGGAGAGGATGTTCGCGGCGAAGTACTTCGGCCTGGACTCCTTGCCGCACGACGAGCGGCACGCCTGGATCCGGCTCACACCACAGGCCGTCAGGTCCTGGGACTTCAGGAAGCTGTCCGGACCGGCTCAGTAGACCGGCGCGTGCAGAGCGCGGCCGG includes:
- a CDS encoding pyridoxamine 5'-phosphate oxidase family protein, yielding MTIAQLRGRRIMMTDAERNTYLTEQRTCRVATVSPEGMPHVGALWFVWDGSSIWLYSLTRSLRWAQLRSDPRVAVVVDDGEEYGELRGVELSGEVRFVGEIPRTGEDCAELDHPERMFAAKYFGLDSLPHDERHAWIRLTPQAVRSWDFRKLSGPAQ
- a CDS encoding Rieske (2Fe-2S) protein, whose amino-acid sequence is MSASQESPAHFGRRSVVAAVGAVGVTAALTACGGSQDTGASDAVQPSAEGDGGANGDTAALAKTADIPEGGGVVFADKGVVVTQPTAGTFKAFSSKCTHQGCAVKGIADGVINCPCHNSTFDAATGEATGGPATQPLPEKEIRVEGGSITLA
- a CDS encoding GNAT family N-acetyltransferase, whose product is MSWLPDNFVHPVLVPLPGSGHHLRPIREADTALDYPAVMGSRERLWTIFGPAWGWPAATMTYEADRADLLRHEKEIAAHQSFNYALFDAAETALLGCVYIDPPDRAGADGEISWWVVDELVDSKVEQDLDELVPQWIAADWPFERPRFLGREISWSDWLALPEHPDA